From the genome of Nasonia vitripennis strain AsymCx chromosome 1, Nvit_psr_1.1, whole genome shotgun sequence, one region includes:
- the LOC100115344 gene encoding uncharacterized protein LOC100115344, with protein sequence MGWRTAQVLLFAGFVLSFVALSVQDQNACQIPLVIRGAWFSWENGQNTLTEINSDSMSKRGYCVDMKEEYHVNYTFVFKRDICYHCVKLLVRTVNILEKLEMSCVNLPSGMEPTVENVCQGLRADQQLITLFSENYVPVNCRSSLEGVWQFAYQNRFRFTGECNHPDAQIRSCQTAGTQFFITNQKFNITYKQCTGMKGTFDGVVEYSCLGDWFVDKNHFFAVANTKESRKDEKYRCFLKNRDDDLYIGVSITAECNTLKTVEKSPERLRVTPVKAEVVEPGCRLPQNMTGNWINTANIDADVFINETHIIETWYPDVGRYRKTIYTCREQRDSRYMMARLTVDGCQKDYVCFDFIPQHHNIIRYRRGLAVIKDNFHTVCSWVQFQNKVEWKYDLFLAKEPVPVRCPVAGKFMFQQKGDVLFETRIIGGVTDTPRPNIYCKQNISDFSVCDIDQKEIAIDETYCLSVDHLGRPVDIYSWPDYKMKCIGYYKENLKSYLITFDELDPYSKYHCWVYQRADLNRVLMSQAIGAFCDVKQDVTSWNYTEGAAVALDLVEYERERDQCPMHFDDGSNPWVKSESYIQVFHYGNYGSGASTIGSHLVTAVSAICFYSFHVL encoded by the exons ATGGGGTGGAGAACGGCGCAGGTTTTGCTGTTCGCAGGATTCGTCCTGTCGTTTG TTGCCTTGAGTGTGCAGGACCAAAACGCATGCCAAATCCCACTTGTTATTCGAGGTGCTTGGTTCTCCTGGGAAAATGGTCAAAATACGCTGACTGAGATTAATTCTGACTCAATGTCCAAGAGAGGATATTGTGTGGACATGAAAGAGGAATATCATGTGAATTAtacatttgtttttaaaagagaTATTTGCTACCACTGTGTCAAACTTCTGGTTCGTACAGTGAATATTTTAGAGAAACTTGAGA TGAGTTGCGTGAATCTTCCATCTGGAATGGAACCTACAGTTGAAAATGTTTGCCAAGGTCTACGTGCAGACCAGCAACTGATCACtttattctctgaaaactatGTGCCTGTTAATTGCAGATCTTCCCTTGAAGGAGTTTGGCAATTTGCTTACcag AATCGATTCAGGTTCACTGGAGAGTGTAATCATCCAGATGCTCAAATTCGTTCATGTCAGACAGCAGGAACTCAGTTCTTCATaacaaatcaaaagtttaatattACCTACAAGCAGTGTACTGGTATGAAAGGAACATTCGATGGAG TGGTGGAATACAGTTGTTTGGGCGACTGGTTTGTTGACAAAAACCACTTCTTTGCCGTGGCAAACACAAAGGAATCTCGAAAAGACGAAAAGTATCGttgctttttgaaaaatcgagaCGACGACTTGTACATTGGTGTGTCCATCACAGCTGAGTGTAATACTCTAAAAACCGTAGAAAAAAGTCCGGAACGTTTACGCGTTACGCCAGTAAAAGCCGAAGTAGTAGAGCCGGGGTGTCGGCTGCCACAAAACATGACAGGAAATTGGATTAATACGGCTAACATAGATGCTGATGTGTTTATCAATGAAACTCACATCATTGAAACTTGGTACCCAGATGTAGGAAGATACAGAAAAACTATTTATACCTGTCGCGAGCAGAGAGATTCGAGATACATGATGGCAAGATTGACTGTTGATGGATG tcaaAAGGATTATGTTTGCTTTGACTTTATACCTCAGCATCACAATATAATTAGGTATAGACGTGGTTTGGCTGTCATCAAAGACAATTTCCACACTGTGTGTTCATGGGTTCAGTTCCAAAACAAAGTTGAATGGAAGTATGATCTATTCTTAGCAAAAGAACCTGTACCTGTTAGGTGCCCAGTAGCTGGAAAATTCATGTTCCAACAGAAAGGAGACGTTCTGTTTGAGACAAGAATTATCGGAGGTGTAACCGATACGCCTCGACCAAATATTTACTGCAAACAGAATATTTCTGATTTTTCAGTATGTGATATTGATCAGAAAGAAATCGCTATTGACGAAACTTACTGCCTGTCCGTCGATCATTTGGGTCGTCCAGTTGATATTTACAGTTGGCCCGATTATAAAATGAAGTGCATTGGCTACTACAAGGAGAATTTAAAGTCGTACTTGATTACGTTTGATGAACTTGACCCCTACAGCAAGTACCATTGTTGGGTATATCAAAGAGCAGATTTGAATAGAGTACTTATGTCACAGGCTATTGGTGCCTTCTGTGATGTCAAACAAGATGTCACTAGTTGGAATTATACTGAGGGTGCTGCAGTTGCCCTAGACTTAGTG GAAtacgagagagaacgagatcAGTGTCCAATGCACTTTGACGACGGTAGCAATCCTTGGGTAAAAAGTGAGAGTTACATTCAAGTCTTTCACTATGGCAATTATGGATCAGGAGCTAGTACTATCGGCAGTCATTTAGTCACGGCCGTTAGCGCTATTTGCTTTTACTCATTCCATGTGCTATAA
- the LOC100115311 gene encoding protein FAM32A-like, which yields MPPANEDDPYTAVAKGPLKIKGLEPSSKKKKKKNKEIKKLVEVAKVVEEEAPASTEIKRTKAELAFQKMKEKTQNERIKQKASKTHKQRVEEFNRHLDSLTEHFDIPKVSWTK from the exons ATGCCACCAGCAAACGAAGACGATCCTTACACCGCTGTAGCCAAAGGACCACTCAAAATAAAAGGATTAGAGCCGTCTAGTAAAAA gaaaaagaagaagaacaagGAAATCAAAAAGCTCGTGGAAGTAGCAAAGGTCGTTGAAGAAGAGGCGCCAGCTTCTACAGAGATCAAGAGGACAAAGGCAGAATTAGCATTCCAAAAGATGAAGGAGAAAACA CAAAATGAACGTATAAAACAGAAAGCATCGAAGACACATAAACAACGGGTGGAGGAATTCAATCGACATCTAGATAGTTTGACAGAACACTTCGATATTCCCAAAGTCAGTTGGACCAAATGA